From the genome of Tsukamurella pulmonis:
CGGCGGCAAGGTTGCCGGGGAACTGGTCAACGCGATGTTCGAGTACCCCGAGTACGGCCTGCGCCCCGTGCTGGTGATGGACGACGATCCGCTCGACGCGACGGCCTTCCCGGTCGAGGTCATCCCGCGCCATCGGGACCTCGCCGGGTTGATCGAGCGCCGGTCGATCGACACCGTGATCGTCGCCTTCTCCCGGGACCGGGATGCCACGCTGGTCGAACCGCTGCGCGAGTGCGACACGCTGGACTGCGAGATCTACGTCGTCCCGCGGCTCTACGAGTTCGTGCATCAGGACCGCGACATGGACCGGATCCACACCACTCCCCTGGTGCTGGTGCGACGGATGGCACTGCGCACCAGTCACTGGCGGGTCAAGCGCGTGACGTCGCTGTTCACCTCGCTCCTCGGGCTGGCCCTGCTCTCGCCGCTGCTGCTGGTGGTGGCCATCACCATCAAGCTCCAGGAGCCCCACGCGCCGGTGCTGTTCCGCCAGACCCGGGTCGGGCAGGACGGGCGCCTGTTCTCGCTCTACAAGTTCCGCACGATGCGGCCCGTCCCGGACGAGGAGTCCGACCGTGACTGGACCGACGAATCGCTCCGGATCACGCGGCTCGGCCGGTTCCTGCGCCGCCACTCGATCGACGAGTTGCCGCAGCTGTGGAACGTGGTGCGCGGCGACATGTCCGTCGTCGGCCCGCGCCCGGAGCGGCCGCATTTCGCCAACCGGTTCGGTGCGGAGATCCCCGCGTACCAGTCGCGGCACCGGGTGATGGTCGGCCTCACCGGATGGGCGGCGATCCACGGGCTGCGCGGCGACACCGACATCCGCGACCGCGCCTCGTACGACAACTACTACATCGAGAACTGGAGCCTGTGGCTGGACACGAAGATCCTGCTGATCTCCGTGGGTACGGTGCTCTTCGGCCGCGGCGGCCGCTAGGCGATCGCCACTAGGCCCGTCCCGGAACCGCCGTGAGTTCGGCGAGCGCGACGGCCGCGGCGCAGTGATCGGTGTGGGTCAGCGAGACCTCGGCCCGGACCCACCCCTGCGCGCGGGCCTGCGCCGCGAGGCCGCCGTGCAGCACCACGTCGGGCCCGCACGACGTGCCGATCACCTCGACCTCGCGGGGCGGAGTCGGGACGTCCGGACCCAGCCGCAACGTCTTGATGACGGCCTCCTTCGCCGCCCACCGCGCGGCCAGGCGCCGGGCGTCACCCGCGCAGTCGGCGATCTCACGCGGCGTGAAGACCCGGTCGGTGTACCGGTCCCCGAACCGGGCGATCGCCTCCTCGATCTCGGCGACCTCGGCGGCGTCGATCCCCACCCGGTTCATCGCACCGCCTCCGCGACGATCGCGCGCATCCGGTCCCGGAAGGCGTCGACCGAGAAGCGCTCCGCGTGGGCGCGCAGCGCGGCGGGATCGAAGTCGGCGGGGCGCAGGGCGTGCATCGCGGCGGCCAGCGCCGCGACGAAGGGCTCGTCGTCGGCGTCGGGTACGTGCAGGCCGGAGAGTCCGGGGACGACCGTGTCGAGCGCCCCGCCCGCAGCGCGGGCGAGGACGGGTGTGCCTGCCGCCATCGCCTCGACGGGAACGATCCCGAAGTCCTCCTCCCCCGGCATGACGGTGGCGATCGCCTCGCGCTGCAGGCGCACCATATCCGCATCGGAGACCCGGCCGAGGAAGACCGTCTCGTCTCCGGCGAGGCGGCGCAGAGCGGCCCCGTGCCGTCCGTCACCGGCCACGACGAGCCGCACACCCGCGCGCTGCGCGGCGCGGATCGCGAGATCGACACGCCGGTACGGCACCAATCGCCCCGCGACGAGGAAGTAGTCGCCGGTGCCGGCGCCGTCGGGGGTGAACCGCTCGATGTCGACGGGCGGCGGGACCACCCGTGCCGCGACGCCCCACCAGCGTTCGATCCGGTCGGCGACGGCCGTGGAATTGGCGAGGACGACGTCCAGGTGCGGCACGGCCGCGCGCTCGACCGCCCGAGTGCGCGCAGCGAGGGCCGCCAACGCGAGCCCGCCCACAGGGCCGAAGCGCTCACCCGAGCGGAGTTCCGGCGCCCATGCCCAGCGGGCCGGCGAGTGCACGTAGGCGATCACCGGAGCGGATCCGGCCCACGTCGGGGCGGCGGAGATCGCGGCCGCGTGGTGACTGATCAGTACGGCGTCCGCGCCGGGCTCGGGCCGGTGCCGGCGCCAGGCGGCAGGTGCGAGAGGAAGCAGCGGCGCGTGGGACCGGCGGCCGAGGGCGCGGTGGACCGCATCGAGTTCCGTGACCACGATGCGGTCCCGCAACTCGTCGGGGACGGTCCGCGGATCGGCGAAGGCCACGTGCAGGCGACTGCCCGGCCACGTCTCGACGAGAGCCCGCGCGACGTTCTCGGAACCGCCCTGTTCGGTCCACCGCTCATGGACCACCGCGATGCGCGCCATCGGCGTCAGCCGGTCAGGCCGCGGACCGTCGCCGCGATCGAATCCAGAGTGTTGAACGTGTTCTTGGTCATCACCGAGTCTGGGAACTCGATCATGAACCGGTCTTCAATGGCCAGCATCACATTCACGGCCGCGTGGGAAGTCAGCCCCAGCGCATACAGATCATCACCACTTGCAATCTCCGCAAGGGGCCTGCTCAAACGCCCGTGAGCAGCGACGATCGCTCGGATCTCCGCCTCCATCAGACCTCCCCACCTGCGATGCGCGCCGGGCTCACACCCCGCGCGACCGTGTTTGCAGTCGCGTCCGCGCTGCCGCCGTCGAACACCCTAGCCTGCTATCGTGTTGCAGTGACAACGGTTCCAGCCACCCCGAGAAGAGACCGATGACGCAGGCCGCAGTAGCACGTGCAACCGACTTTACTGAGCTGCACGAGCGCCAGCAGGGATTCCGCGCCTCGCTCATCGACGCGGGCCTGCTGATCCCCTCGAGCGCCGACGGCGTGTACGGCCAGGGCGTCGCGTTCGCCGAACTGGTCGCCGGGATCGACGCCCTCATCGGCGCCACGGTGCGCGACGTGCACGGCGGCGCGGCCACGGTGCTGTCCTTCCCGCCGGTCATGCCGCGCGAGTACCTCGACCGCACCGACTACATCGCCTCGTTCCCCCAGCTCGCAGCCGCGGTGTCCACCTACACCGGCGGCGACGCGGAGCACCGCCTGCTGCTGGCCGGCCGCAACGCCGGCCACGACTGGGGCGGGCACTTCCACGCGAGCGACGTGGCCCTCGTCCCGTCCGCGTGCCACAGCGTCTACCCCACCCTCACGGGTGAGCTCCCCCGCGACGGCGCCTGGATCGACGTGTCCGGCCACTGCTTCCGCCGCGAGCCCTCCGCCGATCCCGCACGCATGCAGTCCTTCCGGATGCGCGAGATCGTCCGGGTCGGCTCCGACCGCGCAGCCGTCGCGCACCGCGACACCTGGGTCGCTCGCGCCGACGATCTCCTCACCGACCTGGGCCTGACCGTTCGGCGGGCCGCCGCCACCGATCCGTTCTTCGGCCGCGCGGGCCGGATGCTCGCCGCGAACCAGAACGCCGAGAACCTCAAGACGGAACTGCTGGTCCCGCTCTACGGCGAGGACGTCCCCGGGGTCGCCGTCGCGTCCAGCAACTACCACCGCGATCATTTCGGTGTGCACTTCGACATCACCACCGTGGACGGCGCACCCGCCCACAGCGCCTGCCTCGGCTTCGGCATCGAGCGGATCGCCCTGGCCCTGCTCGCCACGCACGGCCTCGATCGCGCCGCGTGGCCCGGTTCCGTGTCCGCCCAGCTGTGACGGGGCCCCGCGTCCACCTGACAGGGACCACCTGGCCCGGAACGGCCGCGGGCGGCCTGTCGCGCTACTTCGCGGACCTGTTCGCCGCGCTGCAGCGGCGCACCGACCTCGTCGCCACCGCGGCCGCTTTCGGCGACCCCGATCCCGGCGGTGCGAGCTGGGGCCCCGACTCCGGCCCGACCCGCGCCCGCGTGCGGGCCTCCCGCGCGCCCGTCCCGGCCGGTACCGAGGTGCTCGACCGGCACTTCGCCCTGTTCGGCCCCGCACCGCGCCGCGCAGCGCTGGTCACACACTTCCACGGGCCGTGGGCGCAGTAGAGCGCCGCAGCGGGCGAGGGTCGCGCGCGCGTCGCACTCAAGTCCCTCATCGAGCGGGCCCGCTACCGCGGGAGCGACCGATTCGTCGTGCTCTCGCAGGCCTTCGCGGACGTGCTCGTCGAGCGGTACGGCGCCGATCGCGGGGCCGTCGCCGTCATCGCGCCCGGGGTCGACCTCGAACGGTTCGCACCCGCGCCCTCGCCCGACGGTCCGCCGCGCGTGCTGTGTGTGCGCCGGCTCGAGCGGCGCATGGGCATCGACGTCCTCCTGGACGCCTGGCCCGACGTGCTGGCCCGCCACCCGGACGCCCGCCTCGACATCGTCGGCGACGGCACCGCGCGCGCGGATCTGCAGCACCGCACCGCGGCGTTGAACATCACGGATACTGTGAGCTTCGTGGGAACCATCGACGACGCCGCGCTGGCGGACCGCTACGCCGCCGCGACGGTGACGGTGGTTCCGTCGCGCGCCTGGGAGGGCTTCGGCCTCGTTGCGCTCGAATCGCTCGCCTCGGGGCGCGCACCGGTCGTCACCGACGTCGGCGGGCTGCCCGAGGCGGTCCGCGGCCTCGCCGCCGATCTGGTCGTCCCCGCCGGCGATCCGGAGGCGCTGGGGCACCGTCTGGCCGCGGCGCTGGAGGGCGACCGACCGAGTGCGGACGCCTGCCGCGCCCACGCCGGGGGCTTCTCCTGGGACGTCGCCGCCGCGCGGCACGCCGCGCTGTACCGGGCGGTCGCCGCGTGAGCGCCCGCCGTCCCGTCTTCCTCGGGCACACCGCGGCGCCGTCCGGCGCGGAGCTGGCCTTCGCCCGCCTGGCCGGCGCGCTGCGGCGGCGCGGCGTGCCCGCGTCGGTCGTGCTGCTCGCCCCCGGCCCGCTGACCGACGTGCTCGAGGCAGCGGACGTCCCGGTCACCGTGGTCCCGGGCCGGTCGGCGGCGGTGCGCCGCGGGTCGGGGCCCGTCACGATGCTGCGCGGCGCGGTGGGCCTCTACCGCGACGGTCGCCGCCTGGCGCCCCTGCTCCAGGCCCAGCAGGCCGACGTGATCGTCGCGGAGTCCACCAAGACGCTGCTCGTCGGCGCCGTGGCGGCGCGGCGCACCGGCATTCCCCTGGTCTGGCAGGTGCACGACCGCGTCAGCGCCGAGTACTTCGGCCGGGCGCGGTTCCCGCTGCGCCTGCTGGGCCGTGTCGCCGCCTCCGGCTACCTCGCCAACTCGCGCGGGACGCTGCGCACCATCTCCACCGGCGGCAGCCCCACGGCTGTGTGCCACCCGGGCGTCGACCTGCGCGCCGTTCCCGCGCCCGCGCCGCAGCGCGCACCGAAGAGCGTCAAGCTCGCGATGGTCGGCCGGATCACCCCGTGGAAGGGGCAGGACCTGCTGCTGCGCGCGCTCGCACAGATGGAGGCGGCGCCCGAGGTGCGATTCGTGGGCGGCACCCACTTCGATGGCGACGATCAGTACCTCGCCGACCTCGAGGAACTCGCGCAGCGGCTCGGTGTCGCCCACCGGGTGACCTTCACCGGGCACGTGGCCGATCCCCTCGAGGCCGCCGCGGACGCGGACGTGGTCGTGCACTACTCGCGCCTGACCGAACCCTTCGGCCAGGTGGTCGCCGAGGCGATGGCCGCCGGCCGCGTCGTGGTGGCCGCGCGGGCGGGCGGCCCCACCGAGCTCATCGTCGACGGCGAGAACGGCGTCCTGGTGCCGCCGCGGCGGCCGGACCTGTTGGCCGTCGCCCTCGACGCGGTGATCGCCGATTGGGAGCTGCGCGAGCAGCTCAGCGAGGCGGCGCGCGACCGGGGCCGGGACCTGGACCTCACCACCTCCGCCGCGATCGCGGACTCCCTGCTGGCTCGGGTGGCGCGGGACGGACGATGAGTCCCGCCCTGCTGCGCGGCGGCGCGGGTCTGGCGCGGGACGTCGTGCTCGTGTCCGCGGGCCGGTACGGGCAGTACGCCGTCACACTGATCACCATCCCGTTGTGCGCGCGGCTCCTGGGCCCCACCGGGATGGGCCTGCTCGCCGTGGCGATGTCGACGTACTTCCTCGGCGCGCTGTGCACCGATCTGGGCATCACCGCCTTCGTCTCCGCACGCGCGGAGCAGCCGGGGCTGGCGCGCTTGCGCGGCGACTACGCCGGTCTCCGCGCCGGAGCGCTCGTACTGTTCGTCGCCCTGCTGCTGCTGGCGCTGCTCACCCCGGTACCGCGCGCGGTGGAGCTGGGGGCGCTCGGCCTGGTGGTGGGCTCGGTGAGCGCGTGCGGCGACGATTGGGTGTTGTTGGGGCGCGGACGGTTCGGCGCGGTGGTGGTGCAGCAGAGCGCGGGCCGGCTGCTGTACCTGGCCCTGCTGCTCCTGGCGCTGCCGCAGGTGCGCACGCCGGAGGCGGCGATGGCGTGCCTGCTCGCCGGGAACCTCGTCGCCGTGGGCTGGTCGTGGGCGCGGACGGTGCGCGACTACGGGCCGCCCGCGCGTCCCGGGCCGCCCGGCCCGCTGCTGCGCACCGGCGGCCCGGTCCTCACGGCGCGCCTGCTCTCGTCGTCGTACGGCCCCGGCGCCGCGACCGTCTTCTCCCCCGCCCTGACGCCACAGGCCCTGGGTCAGTTCAGCGCGAGCGACCGCCCGGTGCAGGCCGCCGGCTCGCTGCTCGACGCCGTCGGCGTGAGCCTGCTGCCACGTCTCGCGCGGCGCGACGGGGGCGCGTTCTGGGTGACCGCGCGCCGCGGGATCCTGCTCGTGGGCCTCGGCGGCACGGTGCTCGCCGCGCTCGCGACCGTCCTCGCGCCGTGGGTCCTGCCGCTGCTCTTCGGCGCCGACTTCGATGCCGCGGTCCCGCTGCTGCAGATCCAGGCCTGGGCGTTGCCCGGCCTGGCGGTCGCCTCGTTCGTCGCGACGGCGGTGCTTCCGGTGCTGGGCGACGCGCGCGGCGTGCTGCTCGCCGGAACGGTGGGCGCCGCGGTCATCGCGATCGCGCTGCTGCTGACCCTGCGCACCCACGACCCGCGGACCGTCGTACTCGGGGTGGTGGCGGCGCAGACCGCCGCGGCCGGGTTCTCGGTGCTGCGCGCCCGGCGCCGGGAGGGCGCCGCATGAGGATCCTGTTCGCCGGCGACGACTGGTACGGCAGCAACGCGCGCTCGCTGGCCGTCGGCTTCCACCGCGCCGGCCACGAGGTGACGGTCGTCGACACGACCGCCGTCACGCTCCCCCGGCGCGGCGGCGCGGCGTGGTGGTACGCCAAGCGCACCGGACGCCGGGCGCCGGCCGCGGTCGACGCCGTGCACGAGCGGCTGGAGTCGCAGCCCGTCCCCGACCTGCTTTTCTGCTACACCGCCGTGCACCTGGACCAGGAGCGGCTGCTGTCGCTGCCGGCGGGGCGCCGGGTGCACTACAGCGCCGACGACGTCGCCAACCCGGTCAACACCACCCCCTCGTACCTGGCCGCAGAATCCGGCTGGGACGCGGTGGTGACCACCAAGGCGCACAACGTGCCCGAGCTCGCCGCCCGCGGCGTGCGGCACCCGATCTTCGTGCGCAGCGCCTACGACCCCGACTGGCATCGACCGACCGGATCGCGGTCGGCACGCCGGTACGCCGCCGGATTCGTCGGCAACGCCCGCCCCGATCGCACCGCGCTGCTCGCCGGTCTCGCCGCCCGCTGGGGACGCGAGTTCTACCTGGCCGGCCCGGGGTGGCGGCGACGGCCGGCCCTGCTGCGCAGCGGGGCGACGGTGCGCGGGCCGCAGTACGGCGCGGCGCTGTCCGCGGCGATCGGCGCCGTCGACGCCAACCTGGTGCTGCTCAACTCCGACAACCGCGACACGCACACGTGCCGCACCTTCGAGGTGCCGGCCGCCGGCGGGCTGTTCGTCGGCCCGCGCACCGTCGAACACGCGGCGTTGCTGGCCGACGGGCGCGAGGCGCTGCTCTACGACGACCCGGCCGAGATCGACGGGATCATCGAGCGGGTGCGCGCCGACCCCGCGGGCGCGCGGCGGATCGCCGAGGCGGGCCGCTCCGCGATCGTTCGCGGCGGGCACACCTACACCGATCGCGCCCGGGAGATCATCGATGCCCTCGATTGAGCCTTGCCTCGAGCTGCGCACCTATTTCGGGCGGGTCGACGCGTCGCTGTACGGCGCCCTGCACCTGCCCGTCTCCCGCCGGGCCCGCGGCGCCGTGCTGCTGGTGCCGCCGCTCGGCAAGGAGCAGTACGACGCGCTGCGCGGTCTGCGCCGGCTCGCGACGCTGCTCGCCGCGGAGGGCCTCGCGGTCCTCCGGTTCGACTACCGGGGCACGGGCGACTCGTGCGGTCCGTCGGGGACGGCCGACGCGGTGGACGGCTGGATCGACACGGTCCGGCACGCGGACGCGTACCTGCGCGGGCTGGGCCTCGGCGCCCCGGCGGTGGTGGCCCTGCGCGCCGGGGCAGCGATCGCCGGCGCCGCGGGCCTGACCCCGCCCGCCGCAGTGCTGTGGGACGCGGTCGGTGGCCGCGCCTACACCCGCGCGCAGGCCGCGCTCGCCGGGATGGCCATCGGCGCGGGGCCGGGCAGCTGGGTGGGCATGGACGTGCACGCCGATGCGGTGCAGGCCCTCGCTGCGCTCCCCGCGCAGGCCCTCACCGCCCCGCGTCTGCTGATCGCCGACCGCCCGGGCGCCCCGTCGACAGGGCCCGACGGCGCGCAGCGCATCGTCGCCGCGGGCATGCCGGAGTTCCTGGAGCCGCCGACCCACCTCGTGCGGATCCCCGATGCCGTGATCGCCGAGATCGTCGCGTGGACGGCGGCGGCGCTCCCGGACGCCCCGGCGACCGAGGTCGACCCCGCGATCCGCACGCGCGCGCGACACGACGGCGTCGAGGAACGGATCGAGGACATCGGGGGCGTCGCGGCGATCCGGACGCTGCCGGACGAGGGTGCCGCTCCGCACCGCTCGGTGCTGCTCTGCGCCACTGCCAACGACACCCGACACGGGCCGAACCGGGCATGGGTGCACCTCGCCCGGGAAGCCGCGCGGGCGGGTGCGGCCGCGCTGCGCTACGACCGGCGCGGCGCCGGGGAATCCGGCCCCGTCGGGCCCGCCGAGATCGTGCCGCTCTTCCCCGCGACCGCCGTCGACGACGTCGTCGCGGCGGCCGGTGCGCTCGAAGGCCCGATCCTCACGACCGGGGTCTGTTCGGGCTCCTGGTACGCCGCCCACGCCGCCCGGGCCGTGCACGCGGACGCCGCGGTGCTGGTGAACGCGGTGTTGTACTCGTGGCGCGTCAAGGCGGGGATCGCCGGGGCGCCGGAAGCGGATCTGGGGGTGCCCCGCTCGGATCCGTCGTTCGCCCGCAGCCCGCGCGGCCGGATCAAGGACCTGTTGCGCCGGCGCCTGCCCTACCCCGCCTGGCGCCTCCTGGGCGGGCGGGGCATCACCCAGGTACCCGAGGTCTTGCTGCGCCCCGTCGTCGCCGACGGCACCGACACCGTCCTCGTCCTGGCCCCACCGGACGCGGCGTGGTTCGACGGACAGCGCGGCCCCGAGGGGGTGCGCCGCCTCGCCGGCCGGACGGGCGGCGCGATCCGGGTGGTGCGCATCGGAACCGGCGATCATCCCGCGTATCACCCCGAGGTGCGCGCAGCTGTTGCAACCGCGATAATGCAGTGGTGCGAGCAGCGATGACCGGCCGATGGATGCGGCGCCTCGTCGCGCTCGTGACCGCCATGGCCCTCCTCGTGACCGTCGGGATCGCGCTCGACCGCGCCTACCTCCAGCCCGATATCGATCACGACCTGCAGCACGCCGACGCCATCGTGGTGCTCGGGGGCAATCCCTACGACCGCTTCGAGTACGGGCTCGACCTCGCCGAACGCGGTCTCTCCCGGCAGGTCGTGCTCTCCAACTCGGTGGGCGCCGAGGATCCCCGGATGCAGGAGCTGTGCGCACGGGCCATCCCGAGCGTCGAGGTCACCTGCTTCCTCCCCGAGCCGTGGACCACGCGCGGCGAGGCGCAGGAGGTGCGCCGCCTGGCATCCGCGCGCGGGTGGGACGACATCATCGTGGTCACCACCACGGCGCACCTCGAGCGCGCCCGGTTCATCCTCGAGCGCTGCTACGGCGCCACCATGCAGATGACCGACTTCCCCGAGCGGCGCGGTGCGGCCGAGACCGTGTTCGGCTGGGGCTACCAGAGCGCGGGCTGGCTCAAGGCGCTGTATCAGACCGGTTGTTAGCGCGCGTGATCGCGTAGGCGAGTGCGCCCACGACGAGCACGACGATCCCCGCCGCGACCGAGCCCGCCGGGAGCGAGAGCGCCACCGCCAGACATCCGATCAACCCGAATCCCGGCACGATGCGTGTCCGGACGGACGGCTCGAGCGTCCACGCGGAGGCGTTCGCGACCGCGTAGTAGACCAGCACGGCGAACGAGGAGAAGCCGATCGCCGCACCGAGATCCGCCGTGGCCGCCACCACGGTCACGACGGCCCCCACGGCGAGCTCCGCGTACACCGGTACCCGGCGACGCTCGTCCACCGCGGCGAGCGGTCGGGGCAGGTGCCCGTCGCGGGCCATCGCCAAGGTGGTGCGGGAGACCCCGAGCAGCAGGGCCAACAGCGCGCCCACCGCCGCGACGCAGGCGGTCACGGTGACGATGAGGACCGGGAACCCCGCCGCGCGGGCCGCGTCGGCGATCGGCGCGGCGGAGTCGGCGAGTCCCGCCGGTCCCAGGACCGCGAGCAGCGCGACGCCGATCACGGCGTAGACGACGAGCGTGATCCCGAGGGCGAGCAGGATCGCGCGGGGCAGGGTGCGGGCGGGATCGTGCACCTCCTCGCCCAGTGTGGCGATCCGCGCATAGCCCGCGAACGCGAAGAAGAGCAGGCCCGCGGCCTGGAGGACGCCCCATGGACCGCCGGCGGCGCCGTCGAGCACGCGCCCGGAGTCCGCCGCGCCCGAGGTGAACAGGGCGACCACGACCACCGTCAGCACGGCGAGCACCACTGCGACGACGACGCGGGCGACCCGCGCCGAGCGCTCCACCCCGGCGACGGACAGCGCGGTCAAGGCGACCACCGTGCCGGCGGCGACGGCGTGCGCGTGCGCCGGCCAGGCGTAGCGCCCGACGGTCAGCGCCATCGCCGCGCACGAGGCCGACTTGCCGACCACGAAACTCCAGCCGGCGAGATGGCCCCAGAACGGCCCGAGCCGCTCTCGGCCGTAGACGTAGGTGCCGCCCGACTGCGGATACCGGGCGGCGAGTCGCGCCGAGCTGCTGGCGTTGCAGTAGGCCAGGACGCCGGCGAGCGCCAGACCCACGAGCAGCGCCGAGCCCGCCGCTGCCGCGGCGGGACCGAACACGACGAAGACACCGGCACCCACCATCGCCGACAGGCCGACGGTGACCGCGTCCGTGAGGCCCAGGCTGCGGCGCAGCTGCGGCGTCCCGCTCACCGTCGTTCGGCGCGGGCCGCCAACCGCTCGAGAGAGGCCGCCAGACGGTCCGCGGTGGTCGCCCGGGCGCGCGGGAGGCGCTGCTCGTCGCGCAACTGCGTCCAGTCGTAGGTGTGGGTGACCCGGGTGCCGCCGTCGGGGAGCAGCGCCAGCTCCCAGCGCCACAGGTGCCCTGGTGCCGGCTCGCCGACCACGGACGGCAGCCAGGCGATGCGGCTGCCCTCGACGAACTCGGTGACGTGGTTCTCGCGCACCTGGCCGTTGGTCAGCGTCATGGTGAAGACGTCGCCGACCGCTCTGACCCGCTGGCCCGGCGCCGCGGCGGTGAGGTTGTCGTTGCCGTCCCACTCGGGTTGGCGCGCCGGGTCGGCGATCAGGTCGAAGATCGTGTCCGCCGGCGCCGCGACATCGCGGGAGGCGGAGACGATGCGGGTGTCATCCGATGTACTCACGGGTTCATCGAACCAGGTGCACCCGCATCGTGCCCAGTGATGGAATCTACTTGCGGTTCATGTCGACGCTGTTCTCGTAGGTGACGGAGCCCTCCGGCGAGTTCACCCACTGTCCGGGGCAGGTGCCGTTGAGCGAGCTGATCACCAGCGGGACCACGCGCGGGTCCCAGGCGAGATACGCGTGGTCGAAGGAGACCGCGGCGGGGAGGTAGCCCTTGACCGAGGCGCGGCACTGCCTGCCG
Proteins encoded in this window:
- a CDS encoding sugar transferase; the protein is MSTSAAPPGSGRRTRRHSWALALFDFLIVALFVAGTSVTADGPVEKLLEGVAGGVLTVIVFYLFGLYRTRITLSALDAVPQLAIAGWVVAPIGVTTIWHDDHSRVFEAIACWALLFAVRVLYYGAVRRRRARNPDRGARTLVIGGGKVAGELVNAMFEYPEYGLRPVLVMDDDPLDATAFPVEVIPRHRDLAGLIERRSIDTVIVAFSRDRDATLVEPLRECDTLDCEIYVVPRLYEFVHQDRDMDRIHTTPLVLVRRMALRTSHWRVKRVTSLFTSLLGLALLSPLLLVVAITIKLQEPHAPVLFRQTRVGQDGRLFSLYKFRTMRPVPDEESDRDWTDESLRITRLGRFLRRHSIDELPQLWNVVRGDMSVVGPRPERPHFANRFGAEIPAYQSRHRVMVGLTGWAAIHGLRGDTDIRDRASYDNYYIENWSLWLDTKILLISVGTVLFGRGGR
- a CDS encoding holo-ACP synthase — translated: MNRVGIDAAEVAEIEEAIARFGDRYTDRVFTPREIADCAGDARRLAARWAAKEAVIKTLRLGPDVPTPPREVEVIGTSCGPDVVLHGGLAAQARAQGWVRAEVSLTHTDHCAAAVALAELTAVPGRA
- a CDS encoding glycosyltransferase, yielding MARIAVVHERWTEQGGSENVARALVETWPGSRLHVAFADPRTVPDELRDRIVVTELDAVHRALGRRSHAPLLPLAPAAWRRHRPEPGADAVLISHHAAAISAAPTWAGSAPVIAYVHSPARWAWAPELRSGERFGPVGGLALAALAARTRAVERAAVPHLDVVLANSTAVADRIERWWGVAARVVPPPVDIERFTPDGAGTGDYFLVAGRLVPYRRVDLAIRAAQRAGVRLVVAGDGRHGAALRRLAGDETVFLGRVSDADMVRLQREAIATVMPGEEDFGIVPVEAMAAGTPVLARAAGGALDTVVPGLSGLHVPDADDEPFVAALAAAMHALRPADFDPAALRAHAERFSVDAFRDRMRAIVAEAVR
- a CDS encoding acyl carrier protein — translated: MEAEIRAIVAAHGRLSRPLAEIASGDDLYALGLTSHAAVNVMLAIEDRFMIEFPDSVMTKNTFNTLDSIAATVRGLTG
- a CDS encoding amino acid--[acyl-carrier-protein] ligase, with protein sequence MTQAAVARATDFTELHERQQGFRASLIDAGLLIPSSADGVYGQGVAFAELVAGIDALIGATVRDVHGGAATVLSFPPVMPREYLDRTDYIASFPQLAAAVSTYTGGDAEHRLLLAGRNAGHDWGGHFHASDVALVPSACHSVYPTLTGELPRDGAWIDVSGHCFRREPSADPARMQSFRMREIVRVGSDRAAVAHRDTWVARADDLLTDLGLTVRRAAATDPFFGRAGRMLAANQNAENLKTELLVPLYGEDVPGVAVASSNYHRDHFGVHFDITTVDGAPAHSACLGFGIERIALALLATHGLDRAAWPGSVSAQL
- a CDS encoding glycosyltransferase, with the protein product MSARRPVFLGHTAAPSGAELAFARLAGALRRRGVPASVVLLAPGPLTDVLEAADVPVTVVPGRSAAVRRGSGPVTMLRGAVGLYRDGRRLAPLLQAQQADVIVAESTKTLLVGAVAARRTGIPLVWQVHDRVSAEYFGRARFPLRLLGRVAASGYLANSRGTLRTISTGGSPTAVCHPGVDLRAVPAPAPQRAPKSVKLAMVGRITPWKGQDLLLRALAQMEAAPEVRFVGGTHFDGDDQYLADLEELAQRLGVAHRVTFTGHVADPLEAAADADVVVHYSRLTEPFGQVVAEAMAAGRVVVAARAGGPTELIVDGENGVLVPPRRPDLLAVALDAVIADWELREQLSEAARDRGRDLDLTTSAAIADSLLARVARDGR
- a CDS encoding lipopolysaccharide biosynthesis protein, which gives rise to MSPALLRGGAGLARDVVLVSAGRYGQYAVTLITIPLCARLLGPTGMGLLAVAMSTYFLGALCTDLGITAFVSARAEQPGLARLRGDYAGLRAGALVLFVALLLLALLTPVPRAVELGALGLVVGSVSACGDDWVLLGRGRFGAVVVQQSAGRLLYLALLLLALPQVRTPEAAMACLLAGNLVAVGWSWARTVRDYGPPARPGPPGPLLRTGGPVLTARLLSSSYGPGAATVFSPALTPQALGQFSASDRPVQAAGSLLDAVGVSLLPRLARRDGGAFWVTARRGILLVGLGGTVLAALATVLAPWVLPLLFGADFDAAVPLLQIQAWALPGLAVASFVATAVLPVLGDARGVLLAGTVGAAVIAIALLLTLRTHDPRTVVLGVVAAQTAAAGFSVLRARRREGAA
- a CDS encoding CgeB family protein, with amino-acid sequence MRILFAGDDWYGSNARSLAVGFHRAGHEVTVVDTTAVTLPRRGGAAWWYAKRTGRRAPAAVDAVHERLESQPVPDLLFCYTAVHLDQERLLSLPAGRRVHYSADDVANPVNTTPSYLAAESGWDAVVTTKAHNVPELAARGVRHPIFVRSAYDPDWHRPTGSRSARRYAAGFVGNARPDRTALLAGLAARWGREFYLAGPGWRRRPALLRSGATVRGPQYGAALSAAIGAVDANLVLLNSDNRDTHTCRTFEVPAAGGLFVGPRTVEHAALLADGREALLYDDPAEIDGIIERVRADPAGARRIAEAGRSAIVRGGHTYTDRAREIIDALD
- a CDS encoding alpha/beta hydrolase — its product is MPSIEPCLELRTYFGRVDASLYGALHLPVSRRARGAVLLVPPLGKEQYDALRGLRRLATLLAAEGLAVLRFDYRGTGDSCGPSGTADAVDGWIDTVRHADAYLRGLGLGAPAVVALRAGAAIAGAAGLTPPAAVLWDAVGGRAYTRAQAALAGMAIGAGPGSWVGMDVHADAVQALAALPAQALTAPRLLIADRPGAPSTGPDGAQRIVAAGMPEFLEPPTHLVRIPDAVIAEIVAWTAAALPDAPATEVDPAIRTRARHDGVEERIEDIGGVAAIRTLPDEGAAPHRSVLLCATANDTRHGPNRAWVHLAREAARAGAAALRYDRRGAGESGPVGPAEIVPLFPATAVDDVVAAAGALEGPILTTGVCSGSWYAAHAARAVHADAAVLVNAVLYSWRVKAGIAGAPEADLGVPRSDPSFARSPRGRIKDLLRRRLPYPAWRLLGGRGITQVPEVLLRPVVADGTDTVLVLAPPDAAWFDGQRGPEGVRRLAGRTGGAIRVVRIGTGDHPAYHPEVRAAVATAIMQWCEQR
- a CDS encoding YdcF family protein, with translation MRAAMTGRWMRRLVALVTAMALLVTVGIALDRAYLQPDIDHDLQHADAIVVLGGNPYDRFEYGLDLAERGLSRQVVLSNSVGAEDPRMQELCARAIPSVEVTCFLPEPWTTRGEAQEVRRLASARGWDDIIVVTTTAHLERARFILERCYGATMQMTDFPERRGAAETVFGWGYQSAGWLKALYQTGC